The sequence ACATTGATCCTCCTTCTTTTGACCGGAATGAGGATGTTCAGGATACAGAGAAAGAGGACCAGGATGATGACGAGGTTAAGACTAATGATGGTGATAACTTTTCGGATGAAGATTGCGTAGATGATACTTTTGATTCGTCTGATGATGAGTCCCCAATTATTCGTGATGATCGGATTCATAAAGACAGGGATGGATTGAAGCAGATTCCGGTAAAAGTATACCGGAATTTTGATGGTATCTTGGATGATGATCTGTCCGATTGTAATAATGACGGTCCAAAGTCCCATGGCAATAATGATGATGAAAGAGGTAAAGTAGAAGGTGAAGAGAACAGAGATAACCTTTTTGTTTCCCCAAGGGGTGAAAATAGCTGTGATAACAGCTGTGATAACAGCTGTGATAATTATTGTTCATCCACTTCCAAGACATGTGCTTTTCTTGGATCAAATTACAGTGAAGAATTCGTTGAGGAAACTTGCTTTGCTCATAAAACAACTGGGCCGGCCCAAGATCATTCTAATAATCTCAGTCCAATTCGGTCTGGTGGGCTAAATCTGGATAATCCAATGACTCCTTATTCTAGTCCACTTAAAAATAAAGATACCATTTTTGAGCCTGCTTCTGCTTCTGTGAAAGCCGATTATCCTAAACCCATTAGTCCTACCAATCATGACAACTCAAATGGGCCTACATATTCTACTTTTTTACGTGAAAAGAAGTCTAATATTAGCCCTTGTGATGGAGTTACAAAACAACAGATGTTGAAACAATATAAAAGAAGACAGAATGATGAGGTCCCAAAAAACAAACGTGGGGGAAAGGCTAAAATCACAAATAGAGATAGTGTTGTTCGTGGCACttcaaaagtttcaaaacaacaaaaATCAAGCAAGAAAGATTGCTGCTTTTCAAAGCTTCGTAGATGGAATACCTCTTCCAGGACACTGAAATTGAAGAGCGTTGCTAGGAAAGAAAACTCAATCAATGGATCAATTAGATCGATGTGTACCAACTGTGCAAATCACCCTAATCCTTCAACTTCCAATAAGTCTTCCTCAAACATAAGGTGGAAGGATCTTCACCCGCGTTAGTGATGATGGAACCAAGTTTAGCAAACTTGATCGTTTCTTAGTAAATGATTGTTTCTATAATTTGTGGAATTGTCTTTCGGTGGTTGCTCTTGATCGTGGTAAGTCGGATCATTGTCCCATTATTCTAAAAGATGATAATAAAAATTTTGGTCCAAAACCGATCAAAGTTTTTGACGAATGGTTAGATATGGATGATGTTGATAAGGTCATAAAAGATGCATGgattgaagatggtggtggtggtaCCCGAAAAGATTGTTGTCTTagaaataaaatgaaaaaaaacTAAGCTAGCTTTAAAGACAAAAAGTTCACAAAAATTTGGTATCTTGAGGGTGAAATTGAAGTGTTAAAATCTGTGGCTACTTCACTAGAATTAAAAGCCGAAAAGGATCTAATTAATGGGGAGGAAAGGAAACAATGGTTAGACGCAAGAAAAGAATGGTTCTAAAAGGAGAGAACTAAAGTCAACATGTTGAAATAAAAAGCTCGTGTACGGTGGATCCTCGAGGGAGATGAAAATACTAGATACTTTCATTCGGTTATCAAAAGAGGATACAACAAAAACAACATTAGGGGTCTCTCAATTACTGGGGTATGGTGTGAAAATCCAAATGACATTAAAGAGGCGGTTTTTCAATATTTCAAGAGTCGATTTGAAGAACAACCGGGTTCTAGACCTAGTCTTATTGACCTTTCATATCCTACGTTATCATCCGATGAGGCTAGTAGTCTTGAAGATCCCATTAGTGAAACGGAAGTTCTCGAGGCAATACACGATTGTGGGAGCTCAAAAGCTCCCGGCCCCGATGGTTTTAATCTAAGATTTTTTAAGAAGTTTTGAGATATTATCAAAGTTGATGTTCTTAATGCTATCACATGGTTTTGGAAAAAAGGTGAATTTTCAAAGGGATGTAACGCCTCCTTTATTACCTTAATTCCAAAAAAGGGTGACCCGATTCATCTTAGTGATTATCGACCTATTAGTCTCATTGGTAGTTTTTATAAAATCGTTGCAAAGATTCTCTCCAATAGATTGAGAAAAGTTATTCCAAGGCTAATGGGCTCGGAACAAAGTGCTTTTCTAAAAGAAAGATATATCCTTGATGGTGTTCTTATAGCTAATGAATCCATTGATTTTTTGAGAAGTAAAAAAGAAAAGAAGTATTGTTTTCAAGGTTGATTTTGAGAAAGCTTTCGATAGTTTAAATTGGGACTTTCTTGTGGAAGTCATGACTTGCATGGGCTTTGGTAGTAAATGGCGTAAGTGGATTCTTGCTTGTTTAAAATCGGCTAGCATTTCGGTTCTCATTAACGGATCTCCTACACAAGAATTTTCTATCGGTAGAGGGGTTAGACAAGGCGATCTGTTATCCCCTTTTCTCTTCATTCTTGCTGCGGAAGGGCTCAATATCCTCACCAAAGCCGCGGTTGATAAGGGCGTATTTAAGGGTGTCGAAATTGGAAATGACAAAGTTGTAATCTCGCAccttcaatatgcggatgatactatGTTTTTTGGTGAATGGTCCTCTTCGAATGCATGTAATCTTATTAACATTCTAAAGTGTTTCGAGCTTGCTTCGGGCCTAAAGGTCAATTTTCATAAAAGTGGTTTATATGGGGTTGGTGTTAACCCGGATGAGGTTGCGAGATTGGCTACTCGTATGGGATGTCAAGCTGGTAAATTCCCTTTTATATACCTGGGTCTTCCAATAGGAGCAAAGATGAATAAAATTAGTGATTGGTCTCCGGTTATCAAAAAATTCAAAAAACGATTATCGGAGTGGAAAATGAGGACGTTGTCCTTTGGGGGTAGATTAGTTCTTCTTAAATCGGTGCTCAATAGTCTCCCGTTGTATTACTTCGCGCTTTTTCGTGCCCCGCCTTGTGTGCTTAAACTTCTTGAGGGTGTGAGACGTACTTTTTTTTGGGGCGGGGATTTTTCGGGTTCTAAAATTTCTTGGGTTAAATGGGCATCCACTTGTTTGCCTTATGGGGCGGGAGGGCTTAATATTGGGTCCTTAAAGGGCAAGAACCTTGCTCTTTTgggcaaatggtggtggaggttcaaaaccgaaaccaattGTATTTGGATTAATATCATCCGAAGTATTTATGGAATTGACGGTGGCTTGAGGTCGGAAGATGGGCTTGCTCGTCAATCGACCTCGGGTATTTGGAACAACATTATTTTTGCAGGAAATGTTATTGAAGAAAGCGGTGTTTCTTTCAAAAGTTCGTTCCAGAAGTCTATTGGTGATGGCAAATCCACTTCGTTTTGTAAAGATAATTGGTGCGGGTCAGAATGTTTCAAGGAGATGTTTCCAAGGCTTTTCATGCTCGAGTCAAATAAAGAGGCAACGGTTAGTGAACGTGTATCTTTGGTTGCTGATTCACGGACATCAGCGTTATCAGCTTCAGTGTCTGTTACTGCAGCGAATGCTGTGGTGCCAGACTCGGCTTCTGTTATTCAGGTCCCGGATGTTGCAGCCCCTGATCAAATCGATGCAGTTTCAGCTGGTACAGTAACAGATGGTGCTCCAGGTCGCGGTATTCCCCACATCAACAGGTAGGATGGTGTAACAGTTGGTCCAAATCAGTCCAGGTGTGTTTCTTCATGGTTGTGGCTTCGATATCCCACAGGTAGAATGTTAAGCGAATTGATTGAGATCGAGAACTTAATAAAATCTTTTCATTTTGATTTCAACAATCGGGTATCTTGGAAATGGAGCCTTGCGATTAATGGTATTTTCACGGTCAAAAAATTATCATCTATCCTAGACAATCATATTCTTTGTAATCCTAACGACAATAGAAAAACTTTGAGAAACAACCTAGTTCCCAAAAAACTTGAAATCTTCGTTTGGCGATCTTTGAGGATGAGAATTCCGGTTCGGGTTGAGCTTGATAAAAGGGGTATCGATTTACATAGTGTCCGATGCCCCGTTTGTGATGACGATCTTGAATCGGTTGATCACTCACTTATCAATTGCAAGTTTGCTCGTGATGTTTGGTCTCGTGTTCATAAGTGGTGGAATTTTAGTTCATCTTCCGTCTTAAATGTGGAGGTTATCGAAGGAAAGTGTGGTCACTCCTCATCCGCTATTGGTCAAAAAATATGGCAAGCCGTGGTTTGGGTGTGCGCCTACTATTTGTGGAAAAATCATAATTTGAAGGTCTTTCGTAATGAATCTTGGAGTGCTTCGGTTCTAGTGAGTGAGATCCAAGTTAAAGCGTTCGAGTGGATCTCGAGTCGAATTAAAGGAAAATCTATCGATTGGTCGAATTGGCTTGTAAATCCTCAAGTTTTTTTAAATTTATAGTCATGTTCTTGTTCTAGTTTTCTTCGTGATTCACAGGTTGTAATCTCATGCTCTTGTTTTAGGGTCCGTCATTCTTGTTTTGACCGGGGCCTCGTAATGTTTTTTCGTTGTTTTTTAAtctatcttgcttttcaaaaaaaaaaaaaaaaaaaaaaaaaaaagtgcaaCTTTGATAGCATCTAAACAAATGATACTTCGCTTCCATGTTGACCTAAATATAAAATGACAACACTTTTTAACAAAAGAATAAAAGGACACGTGTAGCACTTCTAATGGTTGCTGTTTCCACACGGAAACGTGGTGCCACCTGATGGCTAATGGCTGTTGTGGTCCCAACCATTGGTGTCATACCATGGGTCGATCGAGGGTGTGGTCTTAAAAAATGGTGTCACGTATAGAATGTGATGTGGTGTGATAGGGGCGAAGCCAGCTTTCAAGATCGGTGGTGGCACAATACAGGGGCGATCTTAAGTGGGGACAATGGGTCTATTTTGAAATTTTAGTGGaaaatttttggatttttcgactttgtcgCGGGTGGATTTTTCGATAACAAATAATTAATATTAAGCAAACAAAAATCTTAGACGACTTCCACTATTTTTTTCGATAAATTTTTTCATGAAACTGAGTTGTATATTTTGAGGTTTTCTTATaccaatatcaatctctattaaaaACATACTCCGTAATTTATTAACCGTAATACATGTGCTATTATCTTATACAAGTTAGTATGAACCCATATTTGGTGCCCCCACAACTTTCACTTTGCTCGACACCTGCgggataattcaatggtggcaccaGTAAAATTTCAGAAAAAATTACAGTACTACGACCAAGTGACTGATGGCCTGTGCCACCACTACTTATTGAGTGGCTCCGCCACTGTGGTGTGACCAACTGACCATTGATAGATATTTTACACACAGAAAACCAAACATAGATAAATTGATAAGTTACCCCGATTAATAACCCTCCTCCTCCCAAACACACCAATATCTgtaaaccaaacacacccaaattgAAAAACAACCAAAAGAATGACGCCCCTTATTTGACTTTACTAAAGTGGTCTTAGTTTGACCAATTGATGTGGACATTAACAACTAAATAGGGCAAGAATCCATAACTTCACACGCGTCCCTTTTATTCCCTCCCAATTACAAACAATTTATCCCCAATTTTCATTTTAACAAATTTTAGTTTACCTTCGATTCAAGCAATGGCAGCTGAAAACAGTAGTAACACGAAGCCATCACTATACCTAACAAAATCAGATCAAGTCAAACAAGTCTTCAACCGTTTCGACGTCAACGGCGACGGCAAGATCTCCGCCGTCGAGCTCGTCGACGTCATGAAAGCGCTCGGATCTGACACGTCGATCGACGAAATTAAACGAATAATGGAAGATATCGATACTGATCGTGACGGATTTATTAACCTTGAAGAATTCGCCGGATTTTGCAACGGAAATACCGGTGAAGATGACGGCGGTATGAAGGAGCTACAGGATGCGTTTGAGCTGTATGATTTGAATAAAAACGGATTGATTTCAGCCACGGAGTTGCATCAGATATTGAGTAGGTTAGGGGAAGGATGTACGGTTGATGATTGTGTGAATATGATTAAATCGGTTGATGCTGATGGTGATGGTTTTGTTAATTTTGATGAGTTTAAGAAGATGATGTCTAACAAGTGATTTGAATTGAATATTGTTTTTTTCATTTTGAATAATAATCGTGATTCTATGATATTTGTAATATCAGAAATATCAGTTACACGATGGATATGAAACCTTTTGTAATCTCATTGTTCAATTTCTAACTTGATCTCAAAGGATTAAGGTTATCAATGAATTTTGTTTCTTGAAATTCATTAGTTTCACATTAAAAGAATTAATATCTTTTAACAGTTTATTTGTATGAGTATATTACATATTACATTATTAGGCCAGTGATCAACTTTAAATCCTTTACTGATTTGTTAAACTTAGATTTTTCACATACAATTAAACATATACGTAAGAGATCTAAGAAAATACGGAGTGATCGTTTGAGATCTTATAAGTTGTGTTCTATTTGATTCATTCGACCAATTGATTCCTATAAGTTCTTACCAACTAATCCCCAATTAGCGATAAGATTGGTGGCATCATAAATTGTAAATGACATGATTATGACTCTAAAGCATTCTTAGAATAGTATTTTGGGAACCAAGTTATTTAGTATCTTATGTAAGAGTCGTTCATATGCTAAACGAAAAGATCATTACATTTGATAAGCCAACAAACAATGAAACTCCAAAAACTTGTTTCAATAATCATCGAAATGAGAAGATGTTGCAAGTTTCAAAAGACAATCAAGTAGGGGATGTGCAAAATATAAAACTGGTCTATTGATGTTTCTGAACAAAATGATTAAAGCATACATAACTAAGTCCGTATGCTTAATGCTTATGCTCCGAACATCTTCTGTCAGACACTCCATGCAGAGATTGGTACCAAAAATTGCCACCCGAGGGTCCAAAACTATATATGCATGCAGAATGATTTGATTTTAAAGCAAACGTGTTTAGAATCATACAAAATGTAAGGCATAAGTTTTTCCATAATTGACCATCATTAACAATGCTTTCTACATTCATCGATAATACTTTCCCTGCAATAACATAACACAAATGATTACCACCATATACTGTAATTGATAGCATGCATCAAAAATGCCTACAAAGAAAAAAGATTTGTAACAAACCTTGATAATCAGCTCTACAAGACTTTGATCACTAAACCAACTCcactagtattaatatttattgtcCAACTTTTGCTGCAGTAAAAAGCAATCGAAATATGAAATAATAAAAAACCCGGTGACAAATGAGTATGTACAACACGCCCATCTTCGACTCACAATTACATGCATACTACTCAACTTTTCAAATATTCTACTGCAAAAAATGAGACAGAACATATGTA comes from Rutidosis leptorrhynchoides isolate AG116_Rl617_1_P2 chromosome 4, CSIRO_AGI_Rlap_v1, whole genome shotgun sequence and encodes:
- the LOC139840877 gene encoding uncharacterized protein → MRIPVRVELDKRGIDLHSVRCPVCDDDLESVDHSLINCKFARDVWSRVHKWWNFSSSSVLNVEVIEGKCGHSSSAIGQKIWQAVVWVCAYYLWKNHNLKVFRNESWSASVLVSEIQVKAFEWISSRIKGKSIDWSNWLVNPQVFLNL
- the LOC139840265 gene encoding calcium-binding allergen Ole e 8-like, which encodes MAAENSSNTKPSLYLTKSDQVKQVFNRFDVNGDGKISAVELVDVMKALGSDTSIDEIKRIMEDIDTDRDGFINLEEFAGFCNGNTGEDDGGMKELQDAFELYDLNKNGLISATELHQILSRLGEGCTVDDCVNMIKSVDADGDGFVNFDEFKKMMSNK